Proteins encoded within one genomic window of Mesobacillus subterraneus:
- a CDS encoding BCCT family transporter: protein MIKNILSNYVFSVSAAVILLFVVVGAIMPKKFGAVAGELFGFTTVNFGWFYLLAVFIIVLFLIGLAVSKYGAIRLGGEGERPEFSFFTWIGMLFSAGFGAGLVFWGIAEPMSHFFNTPFADIQGESRSAARVAMGYSFFHWGVSQWSVFAIVGLVIGFLQFRKQKNGLVSTALEPITGTKPAVKNTIDTLAVVATVMGIATSLGLGVLQMNGGLNAVFDTGNSIGIQMIIILVIFIAYMISSSTGLEKGIAMLSNLNLGIAIVLLLFVLIAGPTVFIMESFTLAIGDYFANFIQYSLRLQPYQEGTWTRDWTIFYWAWAIAWSPFVGAFIARVSKGRTIREYIFGVMVIPPVIACLWIAAFGGTALWNDLNYDSGIAAAVNADLTSALFKTFEVLPMSTILSILSIILIFTFLVTSADSATYILASMTTSGSLNPPKFAKIVWGSLMAAISAVLLYAGGLEALQTASLIAALPFTVLLLLLMFAILKLLKKEPLPIRSADLRRFRRLEKAANKDSKEK from the coding sequence ATGATCAAGAATATATTATCAAACTATGTTTTTTCTGTGTCAGCTGCGGTGATTTTGTTGTTCGTCGTAGTTGGAGCTATTATGCCAAAGAAGTTTGGTGCGGTGGCTGGAGAGTTGTTTGGTTTTACAACAGTTAATTTTGGCTGGTTCTACTTGCTTGCAGTATTTATTATTGTGCTCTTCTTAATAGGACTGGCCGTCAGTAAATATGGCGCGATCAGACTTGGTGGTGAAGGGGAACGACCTGAGTTTTCCTTCTTTACCTGGATTGGTATGCTTTTCTCAGCTGGCTTTGGCGCTGGGCTCGTATTCTGGGGAATTGCAGAACCAATGAGCCACTTTTTCAACACACCCTTCGCGGATATACAAGGGGAATCAAGAAGTGCCGCTAGAGTTGCAATGGGATACTCCTTTTTTCACTGGGGTGTGAGTCAATGGTCTGTTTTTGCGATAGTTGGCTTAGTTATTGGATTCCTTCAATTCCGCAAACAAAAAAATGGTTTGGTTTCTACTGCTCTTGAACCAATTACAGGTACAAAACCAGCAGTGAAAAACACTATCGATACCCTTGCGGTTGTAGCTACCGTCATGGGTATCGCTACATCCCTAGGACTTGGCGTCCTGCAAATGAATGGCGGGCTCAACGCTGTTTTTGATACTGGAAACTCTATCGGCATTCAAATGATCATTATTTTGGTCATTTTCATTGCCTATATGATCTCATCTTCTACAGGACTTGAAAAAGGGATCGCGATGTTGAGTAACTTGAATCTTGGAATCGCAATTGTGCTGCTGTTATTCGTATTGATAGCAGGCCCTACAGTCTTTATCATGGAAAGCTTCACACTGGCGATTGGAGACTATTTTGCCAACTTCATTCAATACAGCCTAAGATTGCAGCCCTACCAGGAAGGGACCTGGACAAGAGATTGGACAATCTTTTATTGGGCATGGGCGATCGCCTGGTCTCCATTTGTTGGAGCGTTCATTGCCAGGGTTTCAAAGGGCAGGACCATCAGGGAGTACATCTTTGGTGTTATGGTAATTCCTCCGGTTATTGCCTGTCTCTGGATTGCAGCATTTGGCGGAACCGCATTATGGAATGATTTGAATTATGACTCAGGAATTGCTGCAGCAGTGAACGCAGATTTAACATCTGCTTTATTCAAGACTTTTGAAGTTCTGCCGATGTCAACTATTCTTTCCATTTTATCTATTATACTAATTTTCACTTTCCTGGTAACTTCAGCGGATTCAGCAACCTATATACTGGCAAGCATGACGACTTCAGGAAGCTTGAACCCACCGAAGTTTGCAAAAATCGTTTGGGGTTCGCTTATGGCGGCTATCTCTGCAGTCTTGCTATACGCAGGCGGGCTCGAAGCTTTACAAACTGCTTCATTGATTGCTGCACTGCCGTTTACAGTGTTGCTTCTGCTGTTAATGTTCGCGATTCTTAAACTGCTGAAAAAAGAGCCGCTGCCAATCAGGTCTGCAGATTTAAGGCGATTCAGGAGATTAGAGAAAGCGGCAAACAAAGATTCTAAGGAAAAGTAA
- a CDS encoding NUMOD1 domain-containing DNA-binding protein: MNAKKHPLYRRWWAMMERCYKPNYATYKYYGGRDIIVHERWHNFWNFVEDVDNHLLNGHLLYKGREWQLDKDSKGGNIYSLENCVVISAEENRKLQYEKQEREIVAYNENEEIHFKSVSEASRTLGIERQTINHCLKYSWKNKKTNYRFKYVD; this comes from the coding sequence ATGAATGCTAAAAAACACCCATTATACAGGCGTTGGTGGGCAATGATGGAACGTTGTTATAAACCAAATTACGCAACTTACAAATACTACGGAGGGAGAGATATTATTGTTCATGAAAGATGGCATAATTTCTGGAATTTCGTTGAGGACGTTGACAATCATTTGCTAAATGGTCATTTATTGTATAAAGGTCGAGAATGGCAACTCGATAAAGACAGCAAAGGCGGTAATATTTATTCGCTTGAAAATTGTGTGGTTATTTCCGCTGAAGAAAATCGTAAATTACAATATGAAAAGCAAGAGCGAGAAATTGTGGCATACAACGAAAATGAAGAAATTCATTTCAAATCTGTTTCTGAGGCAAGTCGTACTTTAGGGATTGAAAGACAAACAATTAATCATTGTTTAAAATACAGTTGGAAAAACAAAAAAACAAATTATCGTTTTAAATACGTTGATTAA
- a CDS encoding HNH endonuclease, whose translation MPRMRICVCGKLIQEYEKCTFCQKQRQQKPKGEIERNKVLTTTKWRKFRKRIIERDGGYCQRCLIKFNMVVTSNLQVHHIKPRIKFPDLTFVESNCVTLCALCNQQLGTREQLDFAFEAKEIEREYFL comes from the coding sequence ATGCCAAGAATGAGAATATGTGTGTGTGGGAAATTGATTCAAGAATATGAGAAGTGTACATTCTGCCAAAAACAGCGACAACAAAAACCAAAGGGTGAAATTGAACGTAACAAGGTATTGACCACTACCAAGTGGAGGAAGTTTCGGAAAAGAATCATCGAGCGTGACGGTGGGTACTGTCAGCGCTGTTTAATTAAATTCAACATGGTAGTTACTTCAAACCTTCAAGTTCATCATATAAAGCCACGTATCAAATTTCCTGACCTTACGTTTGTAGAGTCAAACTGCGTGACTTTATGTGCCTTGTGCAATCAACAACTAGGAACAAGGGAGCAACTTGACTTTGCTTTTGAAGCGAAAGAAATAGAAAGAGAATATTTCCTATAG
- a CDS encoding YfhE family protein has translation MDKNKAPNKGLNTEQNNGLTDAQEVLYAKEFTRAVKAENKHREENGNKGK, from the coding sequence ATGGATAAGAATAAAGCTCCCAACAAAGGGTTGAATACCGAACAGAACAATGGTTTGACTGATGCTCAGGAAGTGCTTTACGCAAAGGAATTCACACGTGCAGTAAAGGCAGAAAATAAGCATAGAGAAGAAAACGGAAACAAAGGGAAATAG
- a CDS encoding tyrosine-type recombinase/integrase yields the protein MSLNFFEERPKVAKRQQHKRIANKVVKKEKFKSIFERFIEHKQKQNLRPGTLNKFVIVYKSIEKYHATVSNRPLYLENITTDFISDYAYWLKFDCIKFEGHKYTPEHAQTPGMSDATVETRIINLKTFINWCMKENLIQVNPFDRYEGFKKDAQEIDILTREELNNLLKVAKSHSNKSFKQYRDYVLLHLLIDGMFRITEALTLAPSDIDHVNKSIIVRSNNAKSRKARTVPLSNKTYRLLVQLLEENEAFEGEVDDIIFLSLSGRMLSKNNVLRDLRKYAKEAKIEKRFYLHLIRHSAATHYLETGDIESLRKILGHSDLRTVLIYAHMADNTVQEKHANHGFFGKENITSRKRDNKRK from the coding sequence TTGTCATTGAATTTTTTTGAAGAACGACCAAAAGTAGCAAAACGACAACAGCACAAACGAATCGCCAATAAAGTGGTTAAAAAGGAAAAATTCAAATCCATTTTTGAACGATTCATCGAACACAAACAAAAGCAAAATTTAAGGCCAGGCACATTAAACAAATTTGTTATTGTTTACAAAAGCATTGAGAAGTATCATGCTACTGTGAGTAATCGCCCGTTGTATCTTGAAAACATCACCACTGATTTTATCAGTGACTATGCTTATTGGTTGAAATTTGATTGTATTAAATTTGAAGGGCACAAATATACACCAGAACATGCCCAGACTCCAGGAATGTCAGATGCTACAGTGGAGACGAGGATAATAAATTTAAAAACGTTTATTAATTGGTGCATGAAAGAAAATTTGATTCAGGTGAACCCATTTGACAGGTACGAAGGATTTAAAAAAGATGCTCAAGAAATTGACATTTTAACCCGTGAGGAACTGAATAATTTGCTCAAGGTCGCTAAGTCGCACTCGAACAAAAGTTTCAAGCAATATAGGGACTATGTTCTGTTGCATTTACTTATTGATGGAATGTTCAGGATAACGGAAGCTTTGACGCTGGCACCGTCAGATATAGATCATGTGAACAAATCTATTATCGTTCGGTCTAACAACGCTAAATCACGCAAAGCTCGCACCGTACCATTAAGTAATAAAACATATCGCTTGCTGGTTCAACTTCTTGAAGAAAATGAAGCATTTGAAGGCGAAGTGGACGATATAATATTTTTATCGTTAAGCGGTAGAATGTTAAGCAAAAACAATGTATTAAGAGATTTAAGGAAATATGCAAAAGAAGCAAAAATTGAAAAACGCTTTTATCTGCATTTAATCCGTCACAGTGCTGCTACGCATTATTTAGAAACTGGTGATATTGAATCCCTAAGAAAAATCCTTGGGCACAGCGACCTGAGAACTGTGCTGATATATGCTCACATGGCTGACAATACAGTTCAAGAAAAGCATGCCAATCATGGGTTTTTTGGGAAAGAAAATATCACCAGTAGAAAACGTGATAATAAACGTAAATAA
- a CDS encoding transporter substrate-binding domain-containing protein, which produces MAGLLAACGSDEKTSGSEGGMDLAEKGKFTFATSGEFKPFSVTNGEGEMTGFDIDVAEAVAKELGLEPNQKKFKFASIVEGVKSGRFDAAVASHTINDDRKKHVDFSTPYYYSGPQIFVRPDSDKEKIADLDGLEIAVSKGSTYAKTAEEVTDNIVLYDSDVTALEALANGRHDAVITDFITGKEAIGAGLKIEGKELLGRSEQAIAVAKDNDELLEKINEALETLRENGTLKEISEKYFGEDITAKPEE; this is translated from the coding sequence ATGGCAGGTCTCCTGGCTGCTTGCGGCAGCGATGAAAAAACATCCGGCAGTGAAGGCGGTATGGATTTAGCAGAGAAAGGCAAATTCACCTTTGCAACATCCGGTGAATTCAAGCCATTTAGCGTCACAAATGGTGAAGGCGAGATGACTGGTTTTGACATAGACGTTGCCGAAGCAGTGGCAAAAGAACTTGGTCTTGAACCAAATCAGAAGAAGTTCAAGTTTGCAAGTATCGTAGAAGGTGTTAAGTCAGGCCGATTCGATGCAGCGGTTGCCAGTCACACCATTAATGATGATCGCAAGAAGCATGTAGATTTTTCTACTCCATACTACTATTCTGGACCACAAATTTTTGTACGACCTGACAGTGATAAAGAGAAAATTGCCGATTTAGATGGATTGGAAATTGCTGTTTCAAAAGGTTCTACTTATGCAAAGACTGCTGAAGAAGTGACAGATAATATTGTGCTTTATGACAGTGACGTAACTGCTTTAGAAGCGTTAGCCAATGGAAGGCACGACGCTGTTATAACGGACTTTATTACAGGGAAAGAAGCGATTGGTGCGGGCCTTAAAATTGAAGGCAAAGAGCTTCTTGGTCGAAGCGAGCAGGCAATTGCTGTAGCCAAAGACAACGACGAATTACTGGAAAAAATCAACGAGGCATTGGAAACTTTAAGAGAAAATGGAACGTTGAAAGAAATCAGTGAAAAATATTTCGGTGAAGACATCACAGCTAAACCGGAGGAATAA
- a CDS encoding DUF5659 domain-containing protein, which translates to MSVKRIFNKDIAIYLIRMGYEPVDFERHHNNKTIIFLFENTEQLNKDFKACLSF; encoded by the coding sequence ATGTCAGTGAAAAGGATTTTCAACAAGGATATTGCAATTTATTTAATTCGTATGGGATATGAACCTGTTGATTTTGAGCGACACCATAACAATAAAACAATCATATTCCTTTTTGAAAATACCGAGCAATTAAATAAAGATTTCAAAGCGTGTTTATCGTTTTAA
- a CDS encoding restriction endonuclease: protein MSSYYRNRNYKKKSSKNKPLNRKLQLFCTKHGELVGYTSSDKIVIYESFNPSKNIIELKCFKCLDEQIQAEKERFSAIYSEADIQGYKLYGRRAKIYEYIGNTLIFTGFFGYFYFMNLFGWLGALIPTGLLFVLSFIIINNSERIQKQYIDYRDKNTKGLNYILPAWQEVQQEAKFVYKWRLEQARIKKERINYSFEEIDKMTGVQFENFVKVLLEKLGYENVQVTKASGDEGVDILAYRNGKKIAVQCKRYSSKLTNSAIQEVFSGKHFYNCQEAYVITNSYFTENAQILAKKHKVELIDRDRLFDLVESVNGSSNNNSLEHQIEFNL from the coding sequence GTGTCTTCGTATTATCGAAATCGAAATTATAAAAAGAAAAGTAGTAAAAATAAACCACTTAATCGCAAATTACAACTATTCTGCACTAAGCATGGTGAGCTAGTGGGATATACTTCATCAGATAAAATAGTAATATATGAATCTTTTAATCCCTCTAAAAATATAATCGAATTAAAGTGTTTTAAATGTCTAGATGAACAAATTCAAGCGGAAAAGGAACGTTTTTCTGCAATTTATAGTGAAGCAGATATTCAAGGATATAAATTGTATGGCAGGAGAGCAAAAATTTATGAGTATATCGGAAACACTCTGATATTCACAGGTTTTTTCGGATATTTTTATTTCATGAATTTATTTGGTTGGTTAGGAGCATTAATTCCCACCGGTTTGTTGTTTGTATTGAGTTTTATAATAATTAATAATAGTGAGCGTATTCAAAAACAATATATTGACTACCGTGATAAAAATACTAAAGGTTTGAATTATATACTTCCCGCATGGCAAGAAGTCCAACAAGAAGCTAAATTTGTATATAAGTGGCGATTGGAACAGGCGAGAATTAAAAAGGAGAGGATAAATTATTCATTTGAAGAAATTGATAAAATGACAGGTGTACAATTTGAAAACTTTGTAAAAGTTTTGCTTGAAAAACTGGGATATGAAAATGTTCAAGTCACAAAAGCTTCAGGAGATGAAGGTGTAGATATCCTCGCATACAGAAATGGTAAGAAAATTGCTGTTCAATGTAAGCGATACAGCAGTAAACTAACGAATAGTGCCATTCAAGAGGTTTTTTCAGGTAAACACTTTTATAACTGCCAGGAAGCGTATGTTATAACCAATTCCTACTTTACTGAAAATGCACAAATATTGGCGAAGAAACATAAAGTTGAATTGATTGACCGAGATCGTTTGTTTGATTTAGTGGAGAGTGTAAATGGGAGTAGCAATAATAACAGTTTAGAACATCAAATTGAGTTTAATTTATAG
- a CDS encoding DUF2515 domain-containing protein, protein MSLVKKPKEEERKIILEIKKKTEELNKNNITRTKAYLDFYNKYPEIHWALLAHMVSRNGGWSMTDLRAELLARLISGREKGSYFAFLERGNWLIFQDAYPQLLLYEESHKREEPLFRLLSHLNVSIFAETIWDYYWSSSNSTLLTFGLIINEQNYIENRVIKNQKYIKEVFSTLEFEIQDLLSFNQILFPYNDYGVTKLAGQTVNQFESMHERIELGKRLYTILFDKDVLKKVEEWDVAHPHTGSRKDYWSHIFNDVHEGMPGLKYQLKLNACKLKSGARRIYSPTLENVWKNVIHPEAEIGEWFSDFKVLEYLREIEGPSVGNIEYDYCHTLEKLELAAFAKKIISIFD, encoded by the coding sequence GTGAGTTTGGTTAAAAAACCAAAAGAGGAAGAGAGAAAAATCATTCTCGAGATAAAGAAGAAGACCGAAGAGCTAAATAAAAACAATATTACTAGAACAAAAGCATATCTTGATTTTTATAACAAGTACCCGGAAATCCACTGGGCATTGCTGGCTCATATGGTCTCGAGGAATGGTGGCTGGAGTATGACGGATTTAAGAGCTGAACTTTTAGCAAGGCTGATATCGGGCAGGGAAAAAGGCTCCTATTTCGCTTTCCTTGAACGAGGGAATTGGCTTATCTTCCAGGATGCCTATCCACAGCTGCTGCTTTATGAAGAAAGTCATAAAAGGGAAGAACCACTATTCAGGCTGCTTTCTCACTTAAATGTTTCCATCTTTGCCGAGACGATCTGGGATTATTATTGGAGCTCTTCCAATTCAACTTTGCTCACATTTGGACTGATTATTAATGAACAGAATTATATCGAAAATAGAGTCATCAAGAATCAGAAATATATCAAAGAAGTATTCAGTACCCTGGAGTTTGAAATCCAGGATTTATTATCCTTCAACCAAATTCTGTTCCCTTATAATGATTACGGTGTGACTAAATTGGCCGGACAGACAGTAAATCAATTCGAGTCAATGCATGAAAGAATCGAATTAGGAAAGAGACTTTATACTATCCTTTTTGATAAGGATGTTTTGAAAAAGGTGGAAGAATGGGACGTGGCTCACCCACATACGGGTTCACGAAAAGATTACTGGTCCCATATTTTTAATGATGTGCACGAAGGCATGCCTGGGCTCAAATATCAATTGAAATTGAATGCTTGCAAGCTTAAGTCCGGAGCAAGAAGAATTTATAGCCCGACACTTGAAAATGTATGGAAAAACGTTATACATCCGGAAGCTGAGATAGGCGAATGGTTTAGTGATTTTAAAGTATTGGAGTATCTTAGAGAGATAGAAGGACCATCAGTTGGCAATATTGAATATGATTACTGCCATACACTTGAAAAGCTGGAACTTGCTGCTTTTGCTAAGAAGATTATTTCTATATTTGATTAG
- a CDS encoding general stress protein, which produces MEKTIIGGVFRDSDEAVGAIRRLKEMGFDTNDLSIFAKDDDKLENIEDQTDVDVIENDSDRGKNAGKGAGIGAGTGGVLGGIAGLIAEIGLLSIPGIGILAAAGPLATTLSGAAIGATGGGIVGALTGAGVTEDDAKEYERYLKKGNVLVLVEVDEERQEEIHTTFRDSNSLNTNMFVTS; this is translated from the coding sequence ATGGAAAAGACAATCATTGGTGGAGTATTCAGGGATTCAGACGAAGCAGTAGGTGCCATTAGAAGGTTAAAGGAAATGGGATTTGACACGAATGATTTATCGATCTTTGCAAAGGACGATGATAAACTCGAGAACATTGAAGACCAAACGGATGTAGATGTAATTGAAAATGATTCTGATCGAGGCAAAAATGCAGGCAAGGGTGCCGGAATTGGAGCTGGGACTGGTGGTGTTCTTGGAGGAATCGCTGGTCTGATTGCAGAAATCGGTCTGCTTTCAATTCCTGGAATAGGTATCCTAGCTGCCGCTGGTCCGCTAGCAACAACATTGAGTGGTGCAGCGATTGGCGCTACAGGTGGCGGAATTGTCGGTGCATTGACAGGTGCGGGAGTAACGGAAGATGACGCCAAGGAATATGAGAGATACTTGAAGAAAGGAAATGTCCTTGTGCTCGTTGAAGTGGACGAAGAAAGACAAGAAGAAATCCATACAACTTTCAGGGACTCTAATTCATTGAACACTAATATGTTTGTGACTTCCTAA
- a CDS encoding amino acid ABC transporter ATP-binding protein yields MINVKKLNKSFGDLHVLKDVDITVKESDVVCLIGASGSGKSTLLRCLNFLEIKDNGQIIIEGEEVNADTHNVNEVRQKIGMVFQHFNLFPHKNVIENIIEAPVHVKGISKTQAIKEARELLDKVGLADKEKVYPSKLSGGQKQRVAIARALAMKPDIMLFDEPTSALDPELVGEVLSTMKELAEEGMTMVVVTHEMGFAREVADWVVYMHGGRIVEVGHPDEIFDNPVEERTQEFLSKTF; encoded by the coding sequence ATGATCAATGTTAAGAAACTGAACAAATCATTTGGCGACCTTCATGTTTTGAAGGATGTGGATATAACGGTAAAAGAAAGCGACGTTGTCTGCTTGATTGGAGCAAGTGGCTCTGGTAAAAGTACTTTGCTGCGCTGTTTGAATTTCCTTGAAATCAAGGACAATGGACAAATCATCATTGAAGGCGAAGAAGTAAATGCCGATACTCATAATGTGAACGAAGTGCGCCAGAAAATCGGTATGGTATTTCAACACTTTAATTTATTTCCTCACAAAAATGTGATTGAGAACATTATCGAGGCACCAGTACATGTGAAGGGTATCAGCAAGACCCAGGCCATCAAGGAGGCCAGGGAACTGCTTGACAAGGTAGGACTGGCAGATAAAGAAAAAGTCTATCCATCCAAGCTTTCTGGCGGTCAGAAACAGCGGGTAGCAATTGCGAGAGCGCTGGCGATGAAGCCAGATATCATGCTGTTTGATGAGCCAACATCAGCACTTGACCCTGAGCTGGTTGGAGAAGTGCTGTCAACCATGAAGGAACTAGCAGAAGAGGGCATGACAATGGTAGTCGTGACACATGAAATGGGCTTTGCGCGCGAGGTAGCTGATTGGGTTGTCTATATGCATGGAGGCCGGATTGTAGAAGTTGGCCACCCGGATGAAATCTTTGATAATCCTGTCGAAGAACGTACGCAAGAGTTTTTAAGCAAAACATTTTAA
- a CDS encoding replication initiator protein A, producing the protein MKKNYITKEYIEMLRDRNKETGLYYATPKVICKGDKYRKALKPVEKLLYQEMYDLAMKAAYKGQVDTKGNVYVKVSYSFLAVAVGVDPSTIDRAIGEDKNLFRTGLLAFKKKGTKSEHEYYVMAPKYIGEDKSLLSIDQVTWEMLQDVRKFARRKNPNRTFNLEVENKILEDERKADTALNKAEYDLNRPEYPDMNEPSMVEPKPKPKPSSEYIDLMKRIKKLGIIYHKHKQETKLIPIAEKHFGVGGKITLATEADLQKMILTYKDMVSTAISLGIVKKKK; encoded by the coding sequence ATGAAGAAGAACTACATCACAAAAGAGTATATTGAAATGCTCAGGGACAGAAACAAAGAAACAGGGTTATACTATGCAACTCCTAAAGTTATCTGCAAAGGCGACAAATACCGTAAAGCATTGAAACCTGTTGAAAAGTTACTCTATCAAGAAATGTATGACCTCGCAATGAAAGCGGCATACAAGGGGCAAGTAGATACTAAAGGAAATGTATATGTAAAGGTGTCATATAGTTTTCTTGCTGTTGCTGTTGGAGTTGACCCTTCCACAATAGACAGGGCAATTGGCGAAGATAAGAATTTGTTCAGGACAGGATTGCTTGCCTTTAAGAAAAAAGGGACTAAATCGGAGCATGAATATTATGTAATGGCACCCAAGTATATCGGAGAGGATAAAAGCTTGCTGTCCATTGACCAAGTGACTTGGGAAATGCTACAAGACGTTAGAAAGTTCGCCAGGCGGAAGAATCCTAATCGAACCTTTAATCTTGAAGTGGAAAATAAAATACTTGAGGATGAACGGAAAGCGGATACTGCATTGAATAAAGCAGAGTATGACCTTAATCGCCCTGAATATCCTGATATGAATGAACCGTCTATGGTAGAACCTAAACCCAAACCCAAACCTTCAAGCGAATATATTGACCTCATGAAGCGAATCAAGAAACTTGGTATTATTTATCATAAGCACAAACAAGAAACGAAGTTGATTCCTATTGCGGAGAAACATTTTGGTGTTGGAGGCAAGATTACTTTAGCGACTGAAGCGGATCTACAAAAGATGATATTGACATACAAGGATATGGTTTCTACAGCAATATCATTGGGAATTGTGAAAAAGAAAAAATAA
- a CDS encoding NUDIX hydrolase: MENEMLKVFDQQGNCIGTATRSEVHKSGHWHETFHCWFTERIDNEEFLFFQVRSSTKKDYPKLLDITAAGHILADESPVDGLREVKEELGIELAMEDLHSLGVIKDSLKCPDLIDNELCHVYLYDQPQPFDHYRLQREEVSGIMMASLTEFENLWFRQVEQIKVKGFLMSVNDEKESHSMLVSKRDFVPHEDTYIESVIKAIKKL, translated from the coding sequence ATGGAAAATGAAATGCTTAAGGTGTTTGATCAACAAGGTAATTGTATTGGTACTGCTACAAGGTCTGAAGTTCATAAATCAGGACATTGGCATGAAACCTTTCATTGCTGGTTTACTGAGAGGATAGACAATGAAGAGTTTCTTTTCTTCCAAGTCCGTAGTTCAACAAAAAAAGATTATCCTAAGTTGTTGGATATTACGGCAGCAGGACATATTCTTGCTGATGAAAGTCCTGTGGATGGCTTAAGAGAAGTGAAGGAGGAACTTGGAATTGAATTGGCTATGGAGGATTTGCATTCGTTAGGGGTTATAAAAGATTCATTGAAATGCCCAGATTTAATCGACAATGAATTATGCCATGTTTATTTGTATGATCAACCTCAACCCTTCGATCATTACAGGCTGCAAAGAGAAGAAGTCTCCGGTATCATGATGGCAAGCCTGACTGAATTTGAGAACTTATGGTTTAGGCAGGTCGAGCAAATAAAAGTGAAAGGTTTTCTAATGAGTGTGAATGATGAAAAAGAATCACACAGCATGCTTGTGTCCAAAAGAGATTTTGTCCCACATGAAGATACATATATCGAAAGTGTAATTAAGGCAATAAAAAAATTATAG
- a CDS encoding amino acid ABC transporter permease encodes MPSLSHVIEVFFDTYDIFLKGMLLTLQVTAVSILIAIFIGLFFAFLKISGIKVLEWIANAYIYLVRGTPLIVQIFIFYFGMTNLNISAFWSVALGLAFHNGAYIAEIFRGTIQSIDKGQMEAGRSLGMSRVLTMRRIILPQAFRRALPPLGNQFIIGLKDSSLAAFIGMYELFNVATTKGANDFDNMTYLLIVAVYYLFLVYLISALVGLLEKKLSVSD; translated from the coding sequence TTGCCAAGTCTATCGCATGTTATAGAAGTCTTTTTTGACACGTATGATATATTCCTCAAAGGCATGCTGCTCACATTGCAAGTTACAGCAGTCTCGATTCTGATTGCTATATTCATAGGATTGTTTTTTGCCTTCCTCAAAATATCGGGTATTAAAGTATTGGAATGGATTGCGAATGCCTATATTTATTTGGTCAGAGGAACCCCGTTGATCGTCCAGATCTTCATTTTCTACTTTGGAATGACCAATTTAAACATTTCCGCTTTCTGGTCCGTTGCCCTGGGACTAGCTTTTCATAACGGTGCCTATATTGCGGAAATCTTCAGGGGGACGATCCAGTCTATTGACAAGGGTCAAATGGAAGCTGGACGTTCGCTCGGAATGAGCAGGGTCCTTACAATGCGTAGAATCATCCTTCCTCAAGCATTCCGTCGTGCCTTGCCTCCTCTTGGGAATCAATTCATTATTGGCCTCAAGGATTCATCACTTGCAGCATTCATTGGAATGTACGAATTATTCAACGTCGCGACAACAAAAGGGGCAAACGATTTTGATAATATGACCTACTTGCTCATCGTTGCTGTGTACTATCTATTCCTTGTTTACTTGATATCTGCTTTGGTTGGACTGCTTGAGAAGAAACTTTCGGTAAGTGATTAA